The sequence below is a genomic window from Haematobia irritans isolate KBUSLIRL chromosome 3, ASM5000362v1, whole genome shotgun sequence.
TTTAGCTAATGTTATATGTGTTATATGCGCTGCAATGAGTCAGAATACTCTCCAATTGATGATTGCCAAGTTTTTCGCAGGATTAATGTAAGTATAAGCACTATTTAGATTTGATTGTTTCTACACTCATAGGAAAAAAACTCTTCCTAATAACGGCAAACACAGACCGCTGTTTTTCAGTAGACGAATTAATGCCATTTTAACAGTTTAGTTGCACATATGCTATTTGTTAATATGATTACCCTTAGAGAAGATGGGGCCTGTACCTCGCTCAGATATTagtagggctgtcattcgggattgagttttaaaaatctcGGAATTCGGgattccaaaatattgaatctcGGGATCCTTCGAATTTCCGGgatttttttcgggatcccgaagttttcgggattctttaaatattgtgagtaatattaaaaaattatagttCATTATGCCAATTTggcttaattcaattttaataaaaaaaaaccacaACAAAGGAATATaagagcaaattaaaaaaaaataaaaacaaatggtAGCACTTTGTCCAATTcaactttatgaaaaaaacaagtgagtaaagtagaaagttgggcggggccgactatatcataccctaaaccacccctactgaattagtaatcattggtataggttttggagaatatAAAGAGGGGTATATGTTTGtgccttgtcacaatctgagcataaatgtctaatattaggagctatagtttattttgcaccaaaggagttagtatgccactaatattgagtccattattaaaaaagaggaaatcggtcatttagttgtgggtaataaatccaaatttctgcaaatagggcaatagatttatgtaagagctacatctaagtctaaatacgatcagctggtcatcaaaatttgaaatttgaataacataggttaataaataagagtattatggccaaatatgacaaaatcgagtgatgcatatatatggaacctatatctaaatctgaaccaatttgtacaggaacaggtatgattgataccacagaaggtcactttgtgtaaaatttgagtacgatcagttaataaatgaggcccctacggtcaaaaataaggttattaggggcaaatttttcaaaatcgggcgatacatatgtatgggagctatatctaaatttgaaccgatttcgatgaaattttgcacatacagttagtgctatagaagattacatttagccaaccttggttacgatcggttgataaataagggttttacggccaaatttggcaagatcgggcgatacatatatatgggagctatatctaaatttgaaccgatttcgatgaaatttcgcacatacagttagagctatagaagattacatttatccaactttgagtacgatcggttgataaataagggttttacggccaaatttgaccaaatcgggcgatacatatatatgggagctatatctaaatttgaaccgatttcgatgaaattacgcacatacagttagaggtatagaagattatatttagccaactttgagtactatcggttgataaataaggtttttacgggcaaatttggcaaaatcgggcgatacatatatatgggagctatatctaaatctgaaccgatttcgattatttttggcacatattgtcagtaccataaaagattagagtaagccaagtgtgagtaagatcgcttaataaataaggtttttatggccaaatttgggaaaatcgggcgatacatatatatgggagctatatctaaatctgaaccgatttcgatgaaattttgcagacttaaagggtgatgaaaaagtttactatgtgcaaaatttgatgacgatcggtttgtaaaaacgcgcaacgtgactccatttgtcgaaatcgggctatacatatatatgggagctatatttaaatttgatccgatttcttccaaattcaatagcgttcgtccttgtgcccaaaaaacaccctgctcatcgaaatcggttaataattgcgaccggaatcctgtgaacaacaaatacatggacagacggacggacggacggacaccaagcgctagatcgacctaggaggtgattctgagtcgatcggtatatgttttatggggtctaaaatcaatatttctggtaggcacattttttggccgatcaaacttattataccctgaccactatgtggtttagggtataaaaagtatatatatggccgtaagttagagagccaaaattgaaatgtgggggtcgctttatatggggactatgtataattatggagcgatatgggctaatttttcatggttgttaatgtctatatactaacacaaaatgGAAACTTTCAAactgatcggaagaaatttgctccaccaagaagatccggaggtcaaatctggggatcggtttatatgggggctatatattattatgaacctataggaccaacttttgcatggttgttagagaccacacactaacaccacgtaccaaatttcaaccagatcggatgaattttgcttctccaccaggctccggagttcaaatctgggaatcggtttatatggaggctatatataattatagaccgatatggacaaatttttgcatggttgttagagaccacacactaacaccacgtaccaaatttcaaccagatcggatgaagttggCTCCTCCCAGATTCTCTGGAgtccaaatctggggtcggtttatatgggggctatatataattatgaaccgatatggaccaatttttgcatggttgttagagaccacacactaacaccacgtaccaaatttcaaccggctcggatgaattttgcttctccacgaagcttcggagttcaaatctgggaatcggtttatatgggggctatatataattatggaccgatatggataaatatttgcatggttgttagagaccacacactaacaccacataccaaatttcaaccagatcggatgaattttgctcctccaagaagctccggagtccaaatttggggtcggtttatatgggggctatatataattataaaccgatatggaccaatttttgcatggtttgcatggctcggatgaaatttgcttttccaagaaactccgcaagcctaatctggggatcggtttatgtggcggCCATACGTAAaactggtccgatatggcccatttacggacatcgctagattgactcagattttcaccacgatccagaatatatataccttatggggtcttagagcattatttcgatgtgttataaacggaatgacaaagttaatacaacCCACCCACCCCCTTTTattatggagggtataaaattcttaaaaagccacaaatttaacaaatttgcaTTATTTTTTCGGTATCCCGAAAATTCCTAGGATTCTAAATAATACATTCCGCGATTCGGGATCAATTCCAGAGCGACTTTAGAAGTCAAACCTgtagtttatatgggagctataccaaaaatgATCAGATATGGCAATTTGTAATACCCTTCGGCCTACatcaagtgtgccaagtttcgagCCTTTCaatccgatagcttgtttctttttaTTGTTAGCGtagtttcaacagacggacggacatcttcATATCAAGTTGGATTTTTACCACGCTCAATGCATTTACGACCAGGAATATatatgagaccaatatttccatGCGTTACAATCGGAATTACAAATTTAGTAtaaaccccatcctatggatgagggtataacaaaaagtCCGAAATAGGACACGGCACGGAATGGTGCTGGGTATAATAATgcatttgtttgaaattaacGGTTAACTTGAGAGTTGCTATACATATGTGTGTATGACTAATAATAAGGTGGCAACAACAAGCATACACCCAACAAATATGGTAATAAATGCAAAGCACATGGATATCAGCTGATTACAAAAAAGAACTTGTTATTAGTTTGGGTCGATTTACTAGAGTGATAAAGGATTTCAATGGAATTATCGGACGATTACGAGCATATAAATGAAGATATAgaatatattttggaaaatgttctaAGTGAACAAATTTTAATGGAACAGAGTTATGATTCCGAGAAATTAAGAGAATTATACAATTCCGTATTGCTAAACCAATGTGAGTgcataaaaaattgcaataattcCACATTGTGTTCACATGGATGTGCGTACAAATGGAACGAAGACTCTAAGGAACTTGTCCTTCTTTCGGCTCGAGAAAGTGATTTAATATACGAATGTTTTTCGCATTGTAAATGTAATCCACACCATTGTCACAATAGATTAGTTCAATATGGACCAAGAAAACATCTGGAAATAGCATATTCTAAAACATATCAATCTTATGGTGTGTTCACATTGAAGGATATACCGCATGGTGCTTTTATATGTGAATATGCCGGAGAAATACTTACCCATAAAGAAGCTGCAGAACGCATAAGCAATAACGAAAGTCAAAAGAAAATGAATTATATTCTATGTCTGAAAGAACAAGAGAAAAATGCTGCATTATTGAATGTTCATGGATTAGAATTGCGTACCATTGTGGACCCTAGCAAGAAAGGAAATATTGGACGTTATTTAAATCATAGTTGTGAACCCAACTGTCAAATATACAGTGTTCGCATTGATTGTCCAATACCAAAAATCGCTATATTCTCGAATCGTGATATTAAAACAGGAGAAGAATTATGTTTTCATTATAATGGCGGAACTAAACGATCTTCGACTAgtgatatagaaaaattaataccATGCCTATGTAAtgctaaaaattgtgaaaaattcttaccaaatttagaaatatagttttttttttctttttcattcacCATTTTATTCTTTTTCATTAACCAGGGGGGGGGGGATTACAAATGATTTGGCTTACATGcttttgttgaaatgtgttagtacgagggttaggttaggttaaagtagcagcccgatttattttcaggctcacttagactattcagtctattgggataccacattaactaaaagtacctattacataagggcaccaatttttaagaaagtacaaaacaggtattttttgagcgaaaaagtacttttcactaaattaaaaaaaatccattggaagattattgttaagagctcctttagaccgaattttaaagaaaataaaattttatttgtcaactcctcaattttaaatattttttttgttttatatctgCTTATAAAGACTACCGCGGTATTGTAATCAAGGTTGCCACTGATAgtacaattctaaaaaaattgcagtttTTTACTGTAGAATTCATAATACTTCATAACTTTTctacagataaaaaatttttgacaacattttgattctatagaaataaaattttgataaaattttctatagaaataaaattttgacaaaattttctataataatacaattttgacaacattttctatagaaataaaatttagactagaaatgaaatttagataaaatcaaatgcaaacaaaattttgtatagaagtaaaattttgataaaattttctatagaaataaaattttgacaaaattttctatagaaataaaatattgacaaaattttctaaagaaataaaattttgacaacatattctataaaaattaaattttgttaaaattttctatagaaataaaatttagacaacattttctacagaaataaaatttaaataaaattgtctacagaaacaaaattttgacaaaaattccctatagaagtaacattttgacaaaattttctatagaaataaagttttgacaaaattttccatagatataaaattttctatagaaataaaattttgagaaaattatctatagaaataaaatgctgagaaaattttctacagaaataaaattttgacaaaataaagttttgacaaaattttctatagatataaaattttgacaaaattttctatagaaataaagttttgacaaaattttcaatagatataaaattttgacaaaattttctatagaaataaagttttgacaaaattttccatagaaataaaattttgacaacatattctaaggaaataacattttgacaaaattttctatagatataaaatgttgtcaaaattttctatagaagtaaaatttagataaaattgtctacagaaacaaaattttgacaaaaattccctatagaaataaaattttgacaaaattttctatagaaataaagttttgacaaaatttcccatagacataaaattttcacaaaattttctatagaaataaaattttgagaaattatctatagaaataaaatgttgagaaaattttctacagaaataaaattttgacaaaataaagttttgacaaaattttctatagaaataaaatgttgacaacattttctacagaaataaaattttgagaaaatcttctacagaaaaaaatttttgacaacctattctatagaaataaaatttagacaaaaatttctatagaaataaagtttagacaaaattttctatataaataaaattttgacaaaattttctatagaaataaagttttgacaaaattttctacagaaataaaatttagagaatattttccatagaaataaaatttagaaaaaattttctataaaaataaaattttgagaaaattgtctatagaaaaaaactttgacaacatattctatagaaataaaattttgacaaaatttaatatagaaaaaaaatttgacaaaattttctacagaaataaaattgtgacaaaattttctgcagaaataaaatttggacaaaattttctgtagaaatacaattttgatcaaaattttctatagaaataaaattttgacaaaattttctatagaaataaaattttgacaaaattttctatagaaataaaattttgacaacatattctataaaaataaaattttgttaaatttttctatagaaataaaatgttgagaaaattgtctatagaaataaaattttgacaacattttctatagaaataaaattttgacaacatattctacaggaataaaattttgacaaaatttaatacagaaataaaatgtatacaaaattttccatagaagtaaaattttgataaaattgtctatagaaataacattttgacaaaattttctatagaaataaaatgttgacaacattttctaaagaaataaaattttgaaaaaattttctacacaaaaaaatttgggaacctattatatagaaataaaattttgacaaaatattctataaaaataaaatttttacaaaattttctatagaaataaaatttttgcaaaatgttctatagaaataatatttagacaacatattctatagaaataaaattttgataaaattttctatagaaataaaattttgagaacattttctatagaaataaaatgttgacaaaattttccatagaaataaagttttgacaaagtttaatatagaaataacattttgacaacattttctacagaaataaaagatagacaaaattttctaaagaaataacattttgacaaaattttctatagaaataaaattttgacaaaattttctatagaaataaaattttgacaaaattttctatagaaataaaattttgacaaaattttctatagaaataaaattttgacaaaattttctatagaaataaaattttgacaaaattttctatagaaataaaattttgacaaaatttgatctagaaataaaattttgacaaaatttaatctagaaataaaatttagacaaaatttaatctagaaataaaatttagacaaaattttctacaaaaataaaatatagtcaaaattttttactgaaataaaatatagtaaaaattttctacagaaataaaatttagacaacattttctacagaaataaaagatagacaaaattttctacagaaataaaattttgagaaaattttctatagaaataaaattttgaaaaaattgtcaatagaaataaaattttgacaacattttctatagaaataaaattttacaaagtttcaatagaataaaattttgacaaaattttctacagaaataaaatttagacaaaattttctatagaaataaattttacaaaattttcaaaagaataaaattttgacaaaattttctatagaaataaaattttgacaaaattttctacagaaataaaatatagacaaaattttctacagaaataaaatttagataaaattttctatacaaataaaattttgagaaaattgactatagaaataaaatgttgacaacatattctatagaaataaaattttgacaaaattttttatagaaataaaattttgacaaaattttctataggaataaaattttgacaaaattttctacagaaataaaatttagataaaattttctatagaaataaaattttgacaaaattttctatagaaataaaatgttgacaacattttctacagaaataaaattttgagaaaattttctacagaaaaaaatgttggcaacctattctgtagaaataaaatttagacaaattttctacagaaataaaatatagacaaaattttttacagaaataaaatatagataaaattttctacagaaataaaattttgacaacattttctatagaaataaaatttggcaaaattttcaatagaaataaacatttgacaaaattttctatagaaataaaattttgagtaaatttactatagaaataaaattttgacaaaatcttctatgcaaataaaattttgacaaaatcttctatggaaatatttgtttgatagatttctggtaaaatgttcttcaaattttggtaattttttttttggcacgagtggtaaccgtggtttccacacattattaaagttcaagccttgccggcttctaatatcCTCCTCTAGATCCACCAAATTgtagaaattattaaaaattttgttgagtgaAAAAGTCTTTACAGTGTGGGATTACGTCCCTACAAAACGCTATATATTGGAAAAAAACCCTACTTCTGGCAACGATGGTCACGGTGTTCCGTcacggattttgggcttcccataacaAATGCACGTAAACAACAAATTCATCTATcgttatggttatatttacacacttttgTGTGTTAATCGCATTTAGGAGCTTCAGTGGTTATTATGGGACAGGTATCTACTAACATCTATTTctggttgtttgtttgtttgatttaacattttattggtCTTGTACAATAAGACTTAGGTCTTATATTTTCAGTAAAAGAATTACATAATACCAAATAGAAATGCTACGGTTTttttaaaacctaaaaattgtacattaaggtacaaaaatttaatagcaGACCCTGACTGTTgtatttagcagactttttttcatgagtgtaaatataaatatgtcaTTTACTGATAAGTACAATATATTCATTATTCTATTACAGAATTTGTGGACCTTATTCGGTTCTGGTATCTTATATATCCGAATTTCATGGGTCTACACATCGTCCTCGAATTTTAATGGTTGCCGGTGTTATGTATGCAACTGCGTCCATGTTGTTGCCTTTACTGGCATTGGTAATACTACCAAGGGACTGGAACTTTTCCGTAGGAAATATGAATTGTAAGTACCTTTGTTCTATAATTGCAAAATTAGAAATTGgcgtaaaattttatacaaattgctAAAAATATTCGCTGCGAAAAATTATTATGGTACACAGATAAAAGCCCGGATTTAAACTAATGCTATAATAGACTTACGTTTATggcataaaatgtatttttaaataatatatatgttttttttattttttagttcttaaatttattttattattatttttttaattttctttacattGAATAGCGcataaatttccataagaagACATTTTCCTTCGCTTCtttaaaatagtaagaatgaactacatcgTGGTTAATACGGTAATGATTTGCcgccaatgatttttatacccttcaccactactgtggaacagggtataataagtttgtgcatttgtatgtaacgccaagaaggagtaatcatagaccaaccttttagtatacggatcggcttagaattaaattctgagtcgatttagcgatgtccgtctgtctgtctgtctgtctgttgatgtatttttgtgtgcaaagtacagctcgcagttttagtccgattgtctcaaaatttggtatagggtcctgtttcagctcaaagacgatccctattgattttggaaaaaatcggttcagatttagatatagctgccatatatatttttcaccgatctggtcataattggcgtgtatatcaaccgatcttcctcaaattccgtacatccgaatattttatgagtctcgaaaaacttgcaaaatatcagcaaaatcggttcagatttagatatagctcccatatatagctttcgcccgatttacactcatatgaccacagaggccaatttttaactccgatttagttgaaattttgcacagggagttgaattagcattgtagccatgcgtgccaaatttggttgaaatcggttcagatttagatatatctcccatatatacctttcgcccgatttacactcatatgaccacagaggccaatttttaactccgatttagttgaaattttgcacagggagtagaattagaatagttactatgcgtgccaaatttggttgaaatcggttcagatttggatatatctcccatatatagctttcgcccgatttacactcatatgaccacagaggccaatttttaactccgatttagttgaaattttgctcagggagtagaattagcattgtagctatgcgtgccaaatttggttgaaatcggttcagatttagatatatctcccatatatagctttcgcccgatttacactcatatgtccacagaggccaatttttaactccgatttagttgaaattttgtacagggagtagaattagcattgttgctatgcgtgccaaatttggttgaaatcggttcagatttagatatatctcccatatatagctttcgcccgatttacactcatatgtccacagaggccaatttttaactccgatttagttgaaattttgcacagggaggagaataagcattgttgctatgcgtgccaaatttggttgaaatcggttcagatttagatatagctcccatatatatgtttttctgatttcgacaaaaatggtcaaaataccaacattttccttgtaaaatcgccactgcttagtcgaaaggttgtaaaaatgactctaattttcctaaacttctaatacatatatatcgagcgataagtcataaataaacttgtttgaagtttccttaaaattgcttcagatttaaacgtttcccatatttttttaact
It includes:
- the LOC142230377 gene encoding putative histone-lysine N-methyltransferase set-23; protein product: MELSDDYEHINEDIEYILENVLSEQILMEQSYDSEKLRELYNSVLLNQCECIKNCNNSTLCSHGCAYKWNEDSKELVLLSARESDLIYECFSHCKCNPHHCHNRLVQYGPRKHLEIAYSKTYQSYGVFTLKDIPHGAFICEYAGEILTHKEAAERISNNESQKKMNYILCLKEQEKNAALLNVHGLELRTIVDPSKKGNIGRYLNHSCEPNCQIYSVRIDCPIPKIAIFSNRDIKTGEELCFHYNGGTKRSSTSDIEKLIPCLCNAKNCEKFLPNLEI